The Thalassophryne amazonica chromosome 8, fThaAma1.1, whole genome shotgun sequence genome includes a window with the following:
- the ccdc77 gene encoding coiled-coil domain-containing protein 77 encodes MGSPTRNAVTHRANNHTPGQEPDFPIPPIHERLAYLRPSRELLEFYRQKIAQYDSEQEELLQMLEKYRGNTEDQHKLQSEVRQREGEVTKLQNALSDMQVYLYQEREQSLRLYAENDRLKIRELEDRKKIQHLLSLVGPEVGEMTYFHREPPHKVTITQKNPDISLQENLNLRPTKLKPAVTKKDSSRKTKPSDGVNGKLVEQYKNENQTLLLQVEALQAQMEEQTRLSKEQIESLLEDKKIKTEEAQAQHQRDHERFTALTDKLQQTQNLLYASNRDFLQLKFEMRSLEKGWMAEKDRLLKELDSYRNRQRKAEPVGTQQDRAWHPNSSIARHFAHPQTHSQHTHKEALRAMQEDLKRTQHLAEMYREQCVTLETQLCQIKEAEDAGREIFKERSEKMTKRLQLMTQRCQALEKRRAMEVEGFKTDLKHLRQKLKDIEKQLIKVTLNVGPGQDLAILHEVRQSNTRTKKVQDELMALKAKIYGLENELRCC; translated from the exons ATGGGATCACCAACAAGAAATGCAGTGACACACCG AGCCAACAATCATACCCCTGGTCAGGAACCTGACTTTCCGATTCCCCCCATCCATGAGCGTCTAGCATATCTGCGTCCCTCCAGAGAGCTTCTGGAGTTCTACAGACAGAAAATTGCCCAGTATGACAGTGAACAGGAGGAGTTGCTGCAAATGTTGGAGAAATACAGAGGCAACACAGAGGACCAG CATAAGCTACAGTCTGAAGTACGACAGCGCGAAGGAGAAGTAACTAAGCTGCAAAATGCTCTGAGTGACATGCAGGTCTACCTTTACCAAGAAAGAGAACAGTCCCTTCGGCTTTATGCAGAAAATGACAGACTAAAGATCAG AGAGCTGGAGGACAGGAAGAAAATCCAACACCTTCTTTCTCTGGTGGGTCCTGAAGTTGGAGAGATGACATATTTCCACCGAGAACCTCCACACAAG GTCACAATCACACAGAAGAACCCTGACATCTCTCTGCAAGAAAATCTCAATCTCAGACCAACAAAATTGAAACCTGCTGTCACCAAAAAAG ACAGTAGCAGGAAAACAAAACCTTCAGATGGAGTAAATGGAAAGCTTGTGGAGCAATACAAGAATGAGAACCAGACTTTACTGCTACAG GTGGAGGCGCTGCAGGCTCAGATGGAGGAGCAAACTCGTCTGTCGAAGGAGCAGATAGAGTCCCTACTGGAGGATAAAAAGATTAAAACAGAGGAGGCACAGGCACAACACCAGAGAGATCATGAACGCTTCACAGCTCTGACAGAcaa GCTCCAGCAAACCCAGAACCTGTTGTATGCAAGCAACAGAGATTTTTTACAGCTAAAGTTTGAAATGCGGTCACTAGAGAAAGGTTGGATGGCAGAGAAGGACCGACTACTGAAGGAGCTGGACTCCTATCGTAATCGCCAGAGAAAAGCAGAACCTGTGGGCACACAGCAGGATCGAGCCTGGCACCCCAACAGCAGCATTGCACGCCACTTTGCCCACCCTCAGACACACTCACAGCATACCCACAAGGAGGCGCTACGG GCAATGCAAGAGGATCTGAAACGGACTCAACATCTGGCAGAGATGTACCGGGAGCAGTGTGTTACTTTGGAAACACAATTGTGCCAAATTAAAGAGGCTGAAGATGCTGGCAGAGAAATATTCAAG GAACGTTCAGAGAAAATGACTAAGCGTCTCCAGCTAATGACCCAGCGTTGCCAGGCATTGGAGAAGAGGAGGGCCATGGAGGTTGAAGGGTTTAAGACAGACTTGAAACACCTCAGACAGAAACTTAAAGATATAGAGAAACAGCTCATCaag GTTACTCTGAATGTTGGACCTGGCCAGGATTTGGCTATTCTGCATGAAGTAAGACAGTCCAATACCAGGACAAAGAAGGTGCAGGATGAGCTGATGGCCCTGAAGGCAAAGATCTACGGCCTGGAAAATGAGCTACGATGTTGCTGA